The genomic region TAGTGACCAAATATTGAGTCGTCACTAAAAGATCGTCACAAatgagcatttttcttgtagtgatagTTTATGggaaatgtgttaaaatttgattgatatttaaaaagtaaaataataaaaagttagAGAGAGAGAAATAACTCCAACCAATCAGCAATCGCCACCTCAACATCACAGGCATTTGTGAGGGTGTTTGTCTTGACATGTAGGTGTGATCACGGGGACAAACGGTGCGTTATTAATGGTCTAAGCTTAGTTGAATCAACCTACACGTAACCTTAAACTATTCCGAATAATTTATTTAATAGTGAGTATGATATAATGCTAATTATAAAAAATAACCCCTTGATGTGAATTATGATGAAGATGTGTTATTTTTAAAACCTGTACCTTTTTGCATGGGTTGTGACTTGTGTGGGCACATCAATTTAGTTGATCATATCATTTGCATGCAATTAAAGTGAAGGAAATATTGGTGTGATCTTGCGTTGTATATGTAAAAAGCACATTAAGCATGAATCTAAATCAAACACATACTGAGTATATATATAACACCACAAGTTCTAAAATTGTGAAGTCCTCTTCAATTGGAATTTCACTTGTTTctcattttcatccatcttcttTGCAAACACCTTAATTAACCGGGAACCTTTTTTTATTAATAGCAAACACGCACACCCAACACGATTTTAAACGAATATATACGTAATGTTCACCAAGGGGTTTGAACCTATGACCTCAAAGTCAAGGGGCGCCTCGATACCGACAGATCAATGGCCCTTTGGTAATTAACCAGGAACCCTGATCAATCATATACACTGGTCGGGCAAGCCAGGTAGGGAAGTTAACTAGTGTAACTATGACCTGATCCCCACCCTGACAAGGAAAATGAATGATATACCTAAGTGGCGAAGTGAGGATTCATAATTATTGTGGCACAAAATAATAGGTCAACGATACAATATCTAAAATTTAAACATATACTCTCCTTCTATACAACCAACGTGTCGACGTGATGAATCGACATATTAGTTCAAACCAACCACttgtaaattgttactaattttccaattcatattcatattaggaAAGAGACAAATCCCATATGCATAAATGTCAACAAgctatgcaccaacaaactcttgATGATtccatttttaattaattaatgctAGGAACATATAAACATACATGTTTGAGAATATAAATTGTTGAGAGGATAGGGAGCATACCTTTAAGTTTCATGGTAAATGACAAAAAATCTGGTAATCAAAGAGCAAAAGAAAACAAAGAGCTCTGCAAATGGCACACAAGCGTTTATTCACAGGTTCACATCGAACAGATTAAATACTAATGAGTATTCACAATGTATTCAAAAAGCAGATTATTTATCTTGTTGAGtaatcataattcataatataACGCCAACTTTTGTTACCGACGAATTTGTTTATGTCATTTATAATTGAGGTATGTAGCTACACCATAGCTGAAAAACATTGAACTAAATTCCCAAAAGTGGAGTAAAAGAATGAAGCATTACACATGGGATGGTGTATAAATAGTAAATAGCTCAATCAAGTGTACATTTTAAGAAGGACAAATTGGTTGGCAATCAGTTCATATGTTTTGTGCAGTGTACCGGACTAGCTACACAAGTACTTAACGTAAAATACTAAATGTATGTTAACCTAATGAAAATCTCTCTGATTAAAAAAATTAACATATAATGCAATCAGACAAAATCGAGTTGGTCACGTACTCACGTGAACATTTAATTGGCCCATGACCTTATTGAAAGTAGATGGTCTTGGTCTTGTGCTTGGATTGGGCTTGGGCTTGGGCTCATTATTGTTGTATATTAGGAATTAAGGCTGAATGATCCGAACGTACAATGGTCACTATACTTTGTACTCTATGATTGTTGATGGATTGGATTATTTACACGGAGGTGtggaaaaaaatttcgaaaaatcgAATAACTATAAATATTTGCCTTATGTAAATGTCGGGATTATTTAGCTACTATGTTCACAGAATCAATAACTGTAAATGCGTCAGAGCAATTAGTCTATATTTAAGTCCCTAAAAGGGTCTGTTATATCAAGTCATTATGTTGGAGTTAAGTCGTATAGCTTCGCATTTGTTATGGCTTCACCTTTTTATGGCGAATATTGGGGCAAGACTCTCGCTCATCCGTTGAAGACAAGTGTGAAATTATTTATGTTTCTTTTTATGAATATTTCCTTAAGACCATTGTTAATCCGTATATAGATATTTTATAGTTAGAAAATCGTCATTTCAAAAGTAATAAATACccggtaactgttatttacaacaCTTCGATGCAAGTTGACGATAAATAGTCTTGAAAAAATAGATTGTAAATTTTCGAAACGGAATCCACATGTTAACGAATCCGAATAACTATAAACGTTGTGTTTagaatttttatttacttttaaactaatTTAATTAGGGGATGCCAAAGTACCAAATATAGAAATAGAAATTATAGAAATGGAAAGAATGATAAGTTGTGGGCCTTGAAGTGTGTAAGATGGTCTAAAAATATAGGTCAAGTCTTTTTGCATATAGGTTTACTAGGCCGCTTAtaagggattatcaccaaaaaaaCTCATTTTTGGCCTTTTATGTATGAAAGCTTAAAAAAATTGTCAATTTGTCCTCACAATGAGCAAGATGCCTTTACTCTCTTGCGCTTTGCGTCCTTGGTTTCACCTGGGAGCAATCCAGgtagaagcaagggagcaagagacaCATTTGCGTCCTTGTTTCCACCTAGGAGCAAGGTGTCTTGCTCCCGAGTGAAACTAAGGTCACAATGACGCAAAACGCAAGTGAGCATGAGGCATTTTGcttcttgcgagggcaaattggcaATTTTTTTTGGGCTCTCAGGCACAAAAATTCGGaaaaatgggctttttggtgataatctCTCGACCCAACTTTTTTACCGCCCTCAAAATTAACCCACTCAAAATTAACCCACGTACGCCAATTTACATATTATCTAAAAGACAAAACACTATTTCACTATTCATCAACAGTAACCAGGGGTATTcccgtcatttcaccttttttttttgtctccaacgataaaagaagcaactttcgtaaaagaaccaacacttcaatgttaccaaaagatgtggaaaaaaaattcttttttataaaaaaatcaacTACCGTTTTTTccccctcaacgataaaagaggcaacattcataaaaggaacaacccttcaatgtagggatggcgcccgcgggtAATGGGCACGGGTattatatacccgcgacccgcccgtcggGTTTCTTTTTTCCACATTGAGACCCGTTACCAGCCCACGGGTAAAAACTtttcgcccatgcccgtgacccgcggatacccgtgacccgcggatacccgtgacccgcgggtaataataatatacaactttttattagaaaacccaaataattttattaattataaaaccgtatgtacaagctatatgtataatgatgtaaaaattaagttttttacttgtatataatattaaatttttaatcgttattcaaatactagtaaaatagcttttaaatttaataattgtaagtattaattcgtgggtaaattaagaaaagtctcatgtattcacgggtcgggttttacccgcgacgggtagtatatacccgcgacccgccagCGACCCGTCGACGGGTATAAATTTTTACCTGTGcccgtgcccgcgggtaagatTTAATGATTTAACCCGCTCATTGCGGATCgagtacccgcgggtcacgggttttttctcgcccattgtcatccctacttcaatgctaccaaaagatgtcgaaaaacattattttttacaaaatagataactAACTTAAAAAaaggaacgctaaaagaagcaaattTCGCAAAAGTAACAAACCTTTAATGTTAGAtgtggaaaaaaaaaatttgtaaaaaagatcaattttttttttttaatgttttttttacTCGCATTCAAAATGGATTCCGGTGCCAAGCTAGGGCTCCAAAACAAAACTAGTTAATCTCCATACAACCAATTTCATATCGTAAAAGtcataaccctaaccctaacttgacATAGGAATTGAACTGAGTTGAATTTGTATTCAATCGAGATCATATAATCACAAAAAATGCTGAGACACGCAACAAATAGGGTTCTAGGGTTTACGCCGGTGGTGAATCGAATTCAGCCACGGTTTTACCATGAAAGGGTGGTggatcattacaataatccacgtAATGTGGGTGCGTTTGATAAGAATGATCCGACGGTCGGAACAGGGCTTGTTGGTGCACCTGCTTGTGGTGATGTAATGAAGCTTCAAATCAAGGTTGATGAAGATACTGGAAAGATTACGGACGCTTGTTTTAAGACGTTTGGTTGTGGTTCTGCTATTGCTTCATCTTCTGTTGGTTAGTTGTTGTTTTCTAAAACCCTAGCTCTGTTTTAGTTATGGCGGTTTGAAAGTATATTTCATATGTTATAGCTATTTCATCTGTGAGAATTATGTATTGTTTACATTAAATGATTTTGCTATTTATACATAACTTTGAAATACGTGTTGTGGTTTAATGAATTGTTAAGATGCTATTTTTTATGTCTATTTACTGAATAATTTATAGGTCGTATTTACTCTAGCTTACACGGTTTAGGAAATGATTAATTTAAGCATAAATGCATAATCTATGCTTGTGCTTTAGGTTAGTTCGTATTATAATGGAAGAATGCTTGTGGTGTATTTTTGGCGGAAGATggaatttttttcaccgggggcgaaaaaaatttaaaaacgtaGCAActtttttttgggcaaaatttggtgGTTTGGGGGCAAAATATGGATGTTTTCGGGCAAAATTGTGAGGCTTTTAGGTAAAATATGGAGGCTTTAAGGGCAAAAAATATTCATTGGGGGCAAAATCAAAATATCCAAAATTTTTGCTCTAAATATTACAAATCCACTTGGGGGCAGGTGCCCCCCGGTCCCTTCATATTTTCACCCCTGCATGTGTTTTTGGTTGAGTGTTTTAAAACAAACAACACATAGATTTGGAACTTTAACTACCGATCTCGTCTCTTTGCCAGTTTGCTTGTGACGTATTGTTATCTATCTGCTAAAAGAAACATATTGAATGCTCTTTCTTTTGTAACCCGTGGGGTGTGCTagggttttttttgttttttttttttttgacatgtTGATGAATGTGATATGATTAATAGCATTAGCTTTTTATGATACTTGAGACGTTAATAACAATATGTTTAGGACACTTTGCAGATGGATTATGTGCTAAAGTTTGATTATTTTTTTTGTAATAACTGCTTTAAATGTTAACTTTGTGTTTTCAGCTACTGAATGGGTCAAAGGAAAACAAATGGAAGAAGTTATAACCATCAAGAACACGTTAGTTGCAACCCCCTTTCTCTATAATTTATATGCATGTTGTGGCTAATAATTTATTCTTCTGGTGAACTACTTCATTAAAGGGTGCCAATActtgtacatacatatatacatatattactcgAGCTAATTCTACAATCTTTTTGACTATCTATTGAAGCTAAACCCAGTTACAACCCATATACTTTTCACAAATACAAAACATATGAAAACTAACTCATGAATCTTCTAGACTCCCTTAATATCCTGACCCGACCTAAAACGGAGCCGAAACATCTTTAAAGACCCGTAAACAACCAAGAACCAATTCCATCCAAGCTACAATTGGGTACTTAATGTACACCATGTAAGTACCTTGTCTCACATAAAACATTAATATGGAGGTGGGACTTTGAACCTACTTAGCTATGACTAGGCTGATTTGGATTATTTTCTTATCTCAACCGGGTCAAATAACTTAATCTAGCTGAAATGGAgtaagaattattaaaagaattttcatatataaaaaaaataagattaaATTACTATTTTGGTGCTCTATCTATTAATCTATTGTTGAAAATTTTGTTGCAGAGAAATTGCAAAACACTTGTCCCTTCCACCTGTGAAACTCCACTGCAGCATGCTTGCTGAGGATGCTATTAAGGCAGCAGTCAAAGACTATGAGACTAAACGCGGTAAATCGGTTGCTTCGACTACCGATAAAGCTGCCGAGGCTTGATTATATCCGTCTGGGTACCCGAAACACAGAACCTCACATGCCCATAAACTATGCCTTTCCCCTTTCTGTATTTCTTTCTTTTTTACTTTGTTTATTTTTCTTGTGTGACAAGTAGTTGAAGCTTGATAGAGATATGTATGTATCAATGTATGTATTGAAGTCGAGGAATAAGTTTCAACAGTTGTGTGCGTTTGTTTTAACACTTGCATTACTTCTATTTAGTTAATTATGAAAATAAAATTATGGATATCCGAGTACTAATGTATTCTGAGTAGTTACTTTTATGTATGAAATTATGGATATTTGAGTACCTTTTTACTCCGAGTAGTCAGTAGATTAAGAGTCGTTTTGTTCCAACGTTGATACACTTTCTGATCGTTTTTTGGCTTTTGATGTATTTAAGCTTGACGATACATTATGACAAACCGGTATGTTCAAACAGAGTTGCTTAATCAGTTTTTTGCATCAACGGACCAATAGATCTGATCTTTGTAGGGTTCTTATTAATTTGCTTAATTAGTGATCGTCACAATCTGTTTGATCATACCAAGCAACAAGCGTTCAATACATGAACGACACATTGACTAACCACATAAACCAACCAACATACAAGATCTACTAACTTGAACAATAAGAAACCAAGTAAACGTAGTAAgcgaaaacaacaacaacaaaaaataagTTTGAATCACCAACCATCATCAAACCAAAAAAATAAGTTTGAACCGTGCAATGTGACCCAACAGACAACACCCTTACTCTACACGGGCATACGAACATAAAAACCCGTAGGCCACACCGCACCACCACTAAAAGCAAAACTACATACACATCATCAAAACTGCAAGAAACGCACCATCATATAAAGGAAACATATATGTTTACAACCGATTATAACCTTGACACCTACTTATTTGTCCAAATGTGTGAGAAAGCTCGTGTGTAAACGCGCGTATATGTATTACATTAATACAAACGTTATCAACATCTGggcatttggtctagtggtatgattctcgctttgggtgcgagaggtcccgagttcgattctcggaaTGCCCCCTTTTGCAACATGTGGGCAGTTAAACTTTTTTTGACAATTCTAATACGGCTGAATGGCTGATGATACAAAAAATATAACCATGCACCAACTTTTTGATAAAGTACGTACAATTCAATAAACATTACTTAAAGAGGTGTTGTtacaagtttaagtttaaattgatAATGATGTAGTGAAATTAATATAAAACTCAAAATATTTATACCAGATCTCACGTCCACGAGTTACTTTTTATTGAGAAAGTACTCATTTGGTTTCAATGTTCAAGCCATGATAGACAAGAAGGCACAGACTGGACTAGATATACAAGGTTCAAACCAAAAAAAAATGAGTCTTCAAAATTTCTTTTTCAAGTACAATTTGTTGAAAGTGGAAACCTATATTACTTGAATAAATGTCTACTTGTAAGTTGCAACCACCAGACAAAGTAAACTTAGTCATTGCTCACATCCACTAACAATAATCGAAATTAACAAAAGCAACCACCGAATAGCAAGATGAACACAATAGGTATGATGGAAGAAACGTAAACAAACACTActagatataacgtggttataagtTATAACCAATCTACTCGATTGATTTAGTCAACGGCTAACCAAAGAGTAATATTTGTACTCTGTAATATTAATTTCGTAGGTACAAGGTTTATAAATAATCAccttaacatataaatatatatagaacaAAGAACATAACGAATTCAACTCAAACACAACTTGCAGACAAGGTTACCCACCCGATTGCCCCAATTCGCAAAAAACATCCTGCCATAACGAACATATCATTCTTAGGTAGGGTACATTTGAAGATTCTTGTAGGAACTTACAATTAAAAGTAATGTAATTAAACATTTCCACACGGTAAATATATCATAAACGTGATAATAAGAAGCACAATCACATCCAAAAACCAATCCACAAGTTTTACTCTATCAAAGTACAACATGTCTTTCTGACCATGGGAACATATAACAATATGATGATCAACCCTACagccatatatataataaacatcaAAAGGATACAAAACTTCATTAGACTTTGGCATTAAAATAGCAAGAACGTACATATCGAATTATTCTTGTTTCCACATGTCATCAAACTCATCAATCTCCAATGGGTTAGTCATCTCATGCATCTTTCTTCTAGTCTTGGCTTTAATCTTCGTTGCATACTTGCCCGCCTTCTTTTTCTTCTCCAATGAACGTATCTAACAATTAAACAAAAACGTATATTAAAATTTTATGCATAATATCagctcgtttaaaaaaaaaaatgcttgGGAAATTGTTGCGAAAAGCTTTCTAACCATATTTGGTGAAACATAGAATGGATTCTCATATAGAGTAGGACCTCCAAAGCTACCACCAAAGATCTTGATTGGATTCAAACAAAATCGTGGACCAACCTATTGAAAATAACATACAAGTCTCAAATAAAACTTGAAAACGAACCTCCaaatatgataatattaaaaagtccATTACTGCAAAGTACAAACCTCGATAAGGGTCATTTTTTCCAGGCCTCCACGATCAATTTTATCTGCTCCAGTATGAGGACATGATATCTGTAACAGAATTTAACAAATAGCAGTTACACAAATTGCAATTAAAAGACTAAATTTGGCATTCTGACATGAAAGCAATAGAATACATTGAAAAGCTATAGGTTATATATGCAATATAGCTGCTATCTTTGTCACCAACCTGGTAATTTCGGAACCAAATGTGGTCATCAACAATGGAGAACACAAACACATGGTCATGATAAGGCTTTGATTTCCTGTGCTCCTTAGGAGTTCCAAATATCTGTTCATAAGTGAAGAACACCATACCGAAACGATTCTTACAATGAACCACAAAACGTACTAAAAACTCCTCTACTTTAAAGCAGGGTAAAAACTACATACCTGTGTAATCATTTCTTTTAGCAGTTTCCAGTGCGGGTCTTTATCAAAATTAGACGAAAATGTGAGAAGAGGTCGGGAACCTTTAAGATGATTTCCAGTAAGCTTCAACTCTTCCATTGTATGAACTAATATAACATAAAACAAGTCATCAATAAGTATAGCATATTAACAATCCATATCATATTCTCATAGTATATTTTCAAATTTGTACAATTTGTACAACAAGTCAAAGTCAACTATAATCTTACCTGCATTCACTAAGAACTTGACAGATGGACCATTTGGACACTTAGACATCCACAAGTAAAGATCTTTATGTTTCCTACACtgcaaattaaaattaaaaaagaaaCTGTTACACAAACTTGTTCAAATTCTAACAGAAATCATTGCATATAtacaaatgtatatgtatatataaactaaCCTCAAAAAAGAGACATGAAGAACAGCTCTTAAGTTCAACAAGCTCATTTAGGGTTGCACCTTTAGTAGCTTTAGACTCAACTTTATTATCTTTCTTACAATGAGGCAAAACTGATACCAAATTCAACATCAAATGTCGATACCTAAAAATATTCATTTACAAAATCAATTCAACAAACAAACCCTAGCTAAATAGATAGATACAATCTATATTTTCAATAACAAATAATTGAATAAATAAAACTGAACCTGTAATTAATTCGACGTGAACACGTCACTAAAACTTTCACTTTGTTCCTAAAACCAGTAGAATCGTTTTGCTGTTGAAATTCCGATTTATCTTTCCAACCTAAAAGAGTCCGTTTAGGTCTTTCCGGTGCCGTTTCTTCCTTTTTCGCTGCCGGTGGCTGTACTTCGGTATGCTTTCGTTTTTTTCCCATTTCAGATTTTAAGAGAGCAATTGAGGAGGTGAATGTTGATTGATTTTGGTTAAACCCTATATGTAAATCAGGGATTTAGAAGGCGGAATATGTTCATTGTTAGTGGGCTTTTTGGCCCAATCATGTACAATTGAAAAATGATACTCCCGTCCCATTTCATTTTGTGTTTTTCCCAAACTAATACTCCATAGTTgatttctaaaaataaaaatagataagtaaaattttcttttcttctcaacttttacatatataataaatatatatgtaaaaaataATGATAAACGGTAAAATAAAAAGGTGAAGCGAAAAAAAATGAATTTCTCTCTCCTCGATGGCGATTGGGCGAGAAGGATGGTTACATCCTTTGAACCCTAATTTCGCTAATTTCGCCCCAAATTACACTAAATCTCTCCGAATTAATCCGGTAGTTAGTAGTTATTACTCTTCTATTTCAGTTCTAGTGTAATTTTCTCATCAATTTACTTCGATTTTGTTGCAATGGCTTCTAATAAGAAGTCAAATAGGAAAGTTAAACTGCCAAACAAATTTGATGATTCAATCCTCACGTTTGCTAATAACAGTAAGCATCAAGCTACAGCTGAGGCAATTGTGACAGAAATTGATGATACCGACTCAAAAGGAATTGCAGGTTCGGAGGATGAAGTAATTGGTACGAAGGAAGATATGCATAGGAAGATAATGGATACTCATGATAGCTCTGTATATCAACATCCGGCTGGTGTTACTTTGAATAATGATGTGTTAAAAGGAGGTAATCCACAGATTGTTAATAATACTGTTTTGAATACTCCTAGCCCTAATACTGCAACTGTGAATTCTGATATTGCTAATAGCTCTGCTAATGTGAATGTCGTTCATACTATTAATATGGATAAGAATGTGAATAATGAGAAGGTATCATATGCTAATATTGTGAATAAGGAGGCTAAGAGCATTGATAGGAAACTGAGTTTTGTGCCTACTGCTGTTGATAaagagggtaatgaagttgttataTTTGATGAGGAATTTGTGGCTGAGAGTAGTGTAAAATGGGAGAATACTGCTTGTGGATATTTTGTTGGATATGATATGACTTATGGTGCTTTACAGTACAATTTAAGGAGAATGTGGGGAAGATTTGGACTTAGAGATATTATAATGGATAATAACCAGATGTGCTATTTCAAGTTTAATAGCATAGATGGTTTGACTCAAGTGGTTGAACAAAGTCCTTGGATGGTGAATGGTAAACCTATATTAGTGTATAAATGGAATCCAGATATATGATAGAGAAAACTGATCCTAATAAGGTTCCCCTCTGGGTTAAGCTGACAAATGTTCCTTTGGAAGCATGGAATGTGAAAGGGATAAGTGCCATAGCTAGCTGATTAGGGAAACCTATGGTGATGGATAATGTGAGTGCTAATATGTGTCACAAAGGTGTTGGTAGGGCAGAGTATGCTAGAGTGATGGTGGAAATtgaggttggaaaaggttttgtggATACTGTTGAAATACAATATAAAGATAAACAGAATAATGTAAAAGATAGTAAGAAAGTTAATGTGGAATACCCCTGGAAGCCTAAAGTGTGCAGTCATTGTTCTGTTTTTTGTCACAGTCATGGTGAATGTAAGATGAGGCCTAGAACTGAAGAAGAATTGGCAGCTAAAAAGGTTGAGAACATTAGCAAAAAGGACAATGAAGGGTATGAGCAAGTGAGGAATAAAAAATTTGTTCAAAAGAAAAATGGCCACAAAAATGCTATTAGAACTGAATACAGGCAGAAGGCTCCAAATGTTACAAGCTCTAATAAGACTTGGGAGTTGAATAAAGAAATGGCTGATGCATTTAAGTTAAAGGTGCAAATAAATATGCAGTTCTATCAGACGAAGAGGGTGATGATGAAATTGATAATCCTTTGATAGATAACAGAAtaattgtatatagatatgttAAAAAGAATGTTCAACCCTCTGCAGAAGTTACCAAAAAATGGACATATGATATGATCCATTATTTCAAACTCCAATGGAAAGCTAAAAGTAGGCAAAGGGATAATGGATATGAGGAAGATGATGTTGAATGTGGATTAGAGGAAGGAGATGTTACTGCTAATTAGGTAAAAGGGCTGGACCCTAATATCTTAATATGAGCAGTTGTGTGATTATTGTGTTTACCCATGGAGTTCAAATTTTCAACTTGGAACATAAGAGGTATGAATACAGAGAATAAGCAAAAAGAATTTAGTTTATTTATTAAGAATGAAATGGTTCAGATGTGTGCTGCACTTGAAACACATCTCATGTTCTTCATAGTCCTAACAGTTGTAGGATTGTTTTGGGGTGGGATCCTGCTAAAATTAAAGTGATGATCTTACA from Rutidosis leptorrhynchoides isolate AG116_Rl617_1_P2 chromosome 9, CSIRO_AGI_Rlap_v1, whole genome shotgun sequence harbors:
- the LOC139866969 gene encoding iron-sulfur cluster assembly protein 1-like; translation: MLRHATNRVLGFTPVVNRIQPRFYHERVVDHYNNPRNVGAFDKNDPTVGTGLVGAPACGDVMKLQIKVDEDTGKITDACFKTFGCGSAIASSSVATEWVKGKQMEEVITIKNTEIAKHLSLPPVKLHCSMLAEDAIKAAVKDYETKRGKSVASTTDKAAEA
- the LOC139866032 gene encoding uncharacterized protein isoform X1, with the translated sequence MHRKIMDTHDSSVYQHPAGVTLNNDVLKGGNPQIVNNTVLNTPSPNTATVNSDIANSSANVNVVHTINMDKNVNNEKVSYANIVNKEAKSIDRKLSFVPTAVDKEGNEVVIFDEEFVAESSVKWENTACGYFVGYDMTYGALQYNLRRMWGRFGLRDIIMDNNQMCYFKFNSIDGLTQVVEQSPWMVNGKPILVYKWNPDI
- the LOC139866031 gene encoding ribosome biogenesis protein BRX1 homolog 2-like → MLTVISKRFNQNQSTFTSSIALLKSEMGKKRKHTEVQPPAAKKEETAPERPKRTLLGWKDKSEFQQQNDSTGFRNKVKVLVTCSRRINYRYRHLMLNLVSVLPHCKKDNKVESKATKGATLNELVELKSCSSCLFFECRKHKDLYLWMSKCPNGPSVKFLVNAVHTMEELKLTGNHLKGSRPLLTFSSNFDKDPHWKLLKEMITQIFGTPKEHRKSKPYHDHVFVFSIVDDHIWFRNYQISCPHTGADKIDRGGLEKMTLIEVGPRFCLNPIKIFGGSFGGPTLYENPFYVSPNMIRSLEKKKKAGKYATKIKAKTRRKMHEMTNPLEIDEFDDMWKQE
- the LOC139866032 gene encoding uncharacterized protein isoform X3; translation: MASNKKSNRKVKLPNKFDDSILTFANNSKHQATAEAIVTEIDDTDSKGIAGSEDEVIGTKEDMHRKIMDTHDSSVYQHPAGVTLNNDVLKGGDY